From the genome of Gracilimonas sp., one region includes:
- the metG gene encoding methionine--tRNA ligase, which translates to MPNKKRILVTSALPYANGPIHLGHLAGAYLTPDFYCRYKRRTDADVAFICGSDEHGVPITIAAEKEGVSPQDIVDRYHEMNKKVFEDFGITFDYYGRTSSKVHHETSQEFFTTLYEKGFFKKKTEEQLYDSKADMFLPDRYVKGTCPNCGFEEAYGDQCENCGTSLSPTELKNPVSALTGEKPELKKTEHWYMPLGDVQPKLEKWIDSRENWKPNVMGQVKSWLNDGLADRAATRDLSWGVPVPLDEAKGKVLYVWFDAPIGYVSATKEWAQEQGKPELWKDFWQDENTELYHFIGKDNIVFHCIMFPVVLMEHGDYVLPKNVPANEFLNLEGRKLSTSRGWAVWLHEYLDVEEFSPDLLRYALGTTLPESKDSDFSWKDFQGRINNELADVLGNFTNRSLSFTANYADGKVPELIEPSDLDKETLKAIEDQKGKVTQAYENFRFKEAISETMNLARIGNRYFTETEPWKTRKSEPRKCGNTLYVSLQISAALSCLFDPVLPAKMKQLRAQFGISDDFSWDDITSNMLDKGTPVKQGDILFDKIEDELIEEQIQKLHDKAKAADPKPDVPELKDDIEFGDFMKLDLRAGKILTAEKIEKSDKLIKFTVDIGLEKRQIVSGIAKHFNAEHLPGQKVSVVANLAPKKLMGVESQGMILMAEDSEGNLKFVETEAEPGSPIT; encoded by the coding sequence ATGCCCAATAAAAAACGAATTCTTGTTACTTCGGCGCTGCCTTACGCTAACGGCCCCATTCATCTTGGTCACCTTGCCGGAGCCTACCTCACCCCCGACTTCTACTGCCGCTATAAACGCCGTACAGATGCCGATGTAGCTTTCATCTGCGGTTCTGACGAACATGGCGTTCCAATAACTATTGCCGCGGAGAAAGAAGGAGTTTCTCCTCAGGATATTGTAGATCGTTATCATGAAATGAATAAGAAAGTGTTTGAGGATTTTGGAATCACTTTCGACTACTATGGCCGAACCAGTTCAAAGGTTCATCACGAGACATCGCAGGAGTTTTTTACCACGCTATACGAAAAGGGCTTCTTTAAAAAGAAAACCGAGGAGCAGCTATATGACTCTAAAGCGGACATGTTTCTTCCCGACCGTTATGTAAAAGGAACCTGTCCAAATTGTGGTTTTGAAGAAGCGTATGGAGATCAGTGCGAAAACTGCGGAACCTCCCTTTCCCCTACCGAATTAAAAAATCCGGTGAGTGCTTTAACCGGTGAGAAACCAGAACTCAAGAAAACAGAGCACTGGTATATGCCGCTGGGTGATGTTCAGCCAAAACTCGAAAAATGGATTGACAGCCGGGAAAACTGGAAGCCTAATGTGATGGGTCAGGTTAAGAGCTGGCTGAATGATGGACTTGCCGACCGTGCCGCTACCCGTGACCTCAGTTGGGGCGTTCCTGTTCCACTCGATGAAGCCAAGGGTAAAGTATTGTATGTATGGTTTGATGCGCCTATCGGATATGTATCAGCTACCAAAGAATGGGCTCAGGAACAAGGGAAACCAGAACTCTGGAAAGATTTCTGGCAAGATGAAAATACCGAGCTTTATCACTTCATTGGGAAAGATAATATTGTCTTTCATTGCATCATGTTCCCGGTCGTTCTGATGGAACATGGTGATTATGTACTGCCTAAAAATGTGCCAGCCAATGAATTTTTAAATCTGGAGGGCCGGAAACTATCCACATCCCGCGGATGGGCTGTATGGTTACATGAATACCTGGATGTTGAAGAGTTCAGCCCTGATTTACTTCGTTACGCATTGGGAACTACCCTTCCGGAATCCAAAGACTCTGATTTTTCCTGGAAAGATTTTCAGGGACGCATCAATAATGAACTCGCAGATGTGCTTGGCAATTTCACAAACCGCTCGCTTTCTTTTACTGCCAATTATGCTGATGGTAAAGTTCCGGAACTGATTGAGCCCTCAGATTTAGACAAAGAGACTCTTAAGGCTATTGAAGATCAAAAGGGGAAAGTCACACAGGCTTACGAAAACTTCCGATTCAAGGAGGCTATTAGTGAGACCATGAATCTCGCACGAATTGGAAATCGCTATTTCACGGAAACTGAGCCGTGGAAAACAAGAAAATCTGAGCCCCGAAAATGTGGAAATACATTATATGTAAGTCTGCAGATAAGCGCTGCTCTCTCCTGCTTATTTGATCCGGTTCTTCCCGCAAAAATGAAGCAATTAAGAGCACAGTTCGGTATTAGTGATGATTTCAGTTGGGATGACATCACATCAAATATGCTGGATAAAGGAACCCCAGTGAAGCAGGGAGACATTTTATTTGATAAAATTGAGGACGAGCTCATCGAAGAACAAATTCAAAAACTACACGACAAAGCAAAAGCCGCAGACCCAAAACCGGATGTCCCTGAATTAAAAGATGACATTGAATTCGGTGATTTTATGAAACTGGATTTACGGGCAGGAAAAATTCTAACTGCTGAAAAAATTGAAAAATCAGACAAGCTCATTAAGTTCACGGTCGATATCGGGCTGGAGAAACGCCAAATTGTATCCGGCATCGCCAAGCACTTTAACGCAGAGCATCTACCCGGGCAAAAAGTAAGTGTCGTGGCTAATCTCGCTCCCAAAAAACTAATGGGAGTTGAAAGTCAGGGTATGATTCTAATGGCAGAAGACTCAGAGGGCAACCTCAAGTTTGTTGAAACCGAAGCCGAGCCCGGAAGTCCTATTACATAG
- the tmk gene encoding dTMP kinase codes for MLITFEGIDGSGKSTQISLLKERLIELGHKVKVFREPGGTDVSEMIRGMLLNPELDIDPVTELLLFSSARSQLVAEKVQPLLKEDVIVILDRFYDSTTAYQGFGRKSMPIEQIHQINVAATHNLVPDFTFYLRLSLEEAAERTKSFEKDRMELSGDSFFKRVFEGFEYLAKTESRFKTINAGQDKDAIHEDIFSELKSSL; via the coding sequence ATGCTTATAACATTTGAAGGAATAGACGGAAGCGGGAAGTCCACACAGATTTCCCTGTTAAAAGAAAGGCTTATCGAACTGGGGCATAAAGTGAAGGTATTTCGGGAGCCCGGAGGAACCGATGTATCTGAAATGATTCGCGGAATGCTGCTTAACCCCGAGCTGGATATTGATCCGGTGACCGAGCTTTTGCTGTTTTCATCAGCGCGATCGCAACTGGTGGCAGAAAAGGTTCAGCCTTTACTTAAAGAAGATGTGATTGTTATTCTGGATCGGTTTTATGACTCCACCACAGCATACCAGGGGTTCGGGCGCAAGAGCATGCCCATCGAGCAGATTCACCAAATTAATGTAGCTGCCACGCACAATCTGGTACCGGATTTTACTTTTTACCTGAGGCTGAGCCTTGAAGAAGCCGCTGAGCGCACAAAAAGCTTTGAAAAAGACCGTATGGAACTCTCAGGAGATTCCTTTTTCAAACGAGTTTTTGAAGGATTTGAGTATTTAGCAAAAACAGAATCGCGTTTTAAGACGATTAATGCCGGTCAGGACAAAGATGCCATTCACGAAGATATTTTTTCAGAACTGAAATCTTCGCTGTGA
- a CDS encoding SRPBCC family protein, which produces MAHERIEIDLPLAKVYELLSNPVEFPKFLDRIDKVERVNSQTFEYKTDIGGEEYQWTTNLIDNLRNTRFAWITINGNLNQTGTIRFTPLDNGERTRVEFSLDYRTFFGDPEEELASFIEDSPAQLKKDLETFKKLAEGGTFKETPIEPTEETEEEVTA; this is translated from the coding sequence ATGGCGCACGAAAGAATCGAAATTGATCTACCTCTTGCCAAAGTATACGAGCTCCTTTCTAATCCAGTTGAATTTCCTAAGTTCTTGGATCGCATCGATAAAGTAGAGAGAGTTAACTCTCAAACTTTCGAGTACAAGACTGACATTGGAGGAGAAGAGTATCAGTGGACAACTAATCTTATCGATAATCTTCGTAACACTCGTTTTGCCTGGATTACTATCAATGGTAATCTGAATCAAACCGGAACTATTCGTTTTACTCCGCTTGATAATGGCGAACGCACACGCGTTGAATTTTCTCTGGACTACCGAACTTTCTTCGGTGATCCTGAAGAAGAATTGGCTTCTTTCATTGAAGATTCACCTGCTCAGCTTAAAAAAGATCTTGAGACATTCAAGAAATTAGCTGAAGGCGGAACCTTCAAAGAAACTCCAATCGAGCCAACCGAAGAGACCGAAGAAGAAGTTACCGCATAA
- the aroE gene encoding shikimate dehydrogenase — MRISTMRIFFVIIQGRMDFSEFLKSESSQKPHYLLIGSPISHSVSPLMHNAALDHHGLKAEYHAVAVRNSEISTLIAHFNRLEFLGANITIPYKETLFDAMDTLGVEAAQIGAINTIVKRDGKIVGENTDEYGFRVPIEDYEDDLAGERAVIFGTGGATKAICYALREMGIEEIVMVSRRPGQYDEHSDIIMCNYENWTAYAEEAAIIINATPLGMVPNTDASPVKDHEVEVLSGKICYDAVYNPRETKFLKQAKKADGIPIEGLDMLIYQGAKSFKMWTGQEFPTGLIKMKLDDVFPH, encoded by the coding sequence ATGCGCATCTCAACGATGCGCATTTTTTTTGTCATTATTCAAGGACGTATGGATTTCAGTGAGTTTTTAAAATCAGAGTCAAGCCAAAAACCTCATTATTTATTAATTGGAAGCCCGATAAGCCACAGTGTGTCTCCATTAATGCATAATGCCGCTTTAGATCATCACGGGCTTAAAGCTGAATATCATGCGGTCGCAGTTCGTAATAGTGAGATTTCTACCTTGATTGCTCATTTCAATCGCCTCGAGTTTCTGGGAGCAAATATTACCATCCCTTATAAAGAAACACTTTTTGATGCTATGGACACACTGGGTGTGGAAGCTGCACAAATCGGGGCTATTAACACCATTGTAAAAAGAGACGGTAAAATTGTAGGTGAGAATACCGATGAATATGGATTCCGCGTTCCCATCGAGGACTATGAAGATGACCTGGCCGGAGAAAGAGCAGTAATTTTTGGAACAGGGGGAGCGACCAAGGCTATTTGTTATGCACTTCGTGAAATGGGAATTGAAGAGATTGTAATGGTTTCCCGCCGCCCGGGGCAATATGACGAACACTCTGATATCATCATGTGCAATTATGAGAACTGGACAGCTTATGCCGAGGAAGCGGCTATTATTATTAATGCCACTCCGTTAGGGATGGTACCTAATACAGATGCTTCACCAGTCAAAGATCATGAAGTTGAAGTCTTATCTGGTAAAATCTGCTATGATGCCGTATATAATCCCCGCGAAACCAAGTTTTTGAAACAAGCCAAGAAAGCTGATGGCATTCCAATAGAAGGGCTGGATATGTTGATCTATCAGGGGGCGAAATCTTTTAAGATGTGGACCGGACAGGAATTTCCAACCGGACTCATAAAAATGAAATTGGATGATGTCTTCCCGCATTAA
- the pgeF gene encoding peptidoglycan editing factor PgeF, whose translation MSSRINFIKPELLNGEVISSWFTLRNQEAVHPGLDIPGLNLGLNTSEKASIVLSNRQRLLQEIGTDQERIVYGVQVHQTEIEEVTQGGIYEGTDGFVTKNSGLTLAIQVADCAAVLMGDAKNKVIGAAHAGWRGAVADIVPKTIQRMEKLGADARHIKVFVSPCISLHNFEVGEEVAVEFPEQFVDRTNYAKPHVDLKAFIRYQLLNEGIESNHIEVNDSCTIADENFYSYRRQKDKSGRMMGIIKLN comes from the coding sequence ATGTCTTCCCGCATTAATTTTATAAAACCTGAATTGCTGAATGGCGAAGTAATTTCCAGCTGGTTTACGCTTCGAAATCAGGAAGCGGTTCATCCCGGATTGGATATACCGGGCCTGAATCTGGGGCTTAATACCTCAGAGAAAGCTTCAATAGTCTTATCAAACAGACAGCGGCTTTTACAAGAAATTGGAACAGATCAGGAGCGTATTGTATATGGGGTGCAGGTTCACCAAACGGAAATTGAGGAAGTAACACAAGGTGGTATCTACGAAGGTACTGATGGGTTTGTAACCAAAAACTCAGGCTTAACTTTGGCTATTCAGGTGGCTGATTGTGCAGCTGTGCTAATGGGAGATGCTAAAAATAAAGTTATAGGAGCAGCTCATGCCGGATGGCGTGGAGCAGTGGCTGACATAGTCCCAAAAACAATCCAAAGAATGGAAAAGCTTGGAGCTGATGCGAGGCATATTAAAGTATTTGTAAGTCCATGCATATCTCTTCACAATTTTGAAGTAGGAGAGGAAGTAGCAGTTGAATTTCCGGAACAGTTTGTAGACAGAACGAATTATGCCAAACCACATGTTGATTTGAAAGCTTTCATCAGATATCAATTATTGAATGAGGGTATTGAGAGCAATCACATAGAAGTTAATGATTCATGTACCATTGCTGATGAAAATTTCTATTCATACCGACGTCAAAAAGATAAAAGCGGACGGATGATGGGAATTATCAAACTAAACTAA
- a CDS encoding histone deacetylase, with protein sequence MRVSYSPGYVADIPDDHIFPMKKFRGLHQYLLERNVLKDSEIVEPSMVDHSNLIMAHTQRYANAIWEGTLDRKEERRMGLPWSKSLAIRSRLAVQGTINAGLMALQDGIAGNLAGGTHHAMPDLGEGFCVFNDVAVAIKVLQQSKWVNKVMVIDCDVHQGNGTAFIFADDPNVFTFSIHGEKNYPFKKPPSDLDVGLPDKTEDKGYHRALITALDSILTNFKPDLVYYLGGIDPLEADHFGRLSLTLKGLRERERIVIESVTQRNLPMVLLLSGGYAPTLNDTVIAHAQMYEVAKEMGF encoded by the coding sequence TTGAGAGTTAGCTACAGTCCCGGTTATGTTGCAGACATTCCAGATGACCACATCTTCCCGATGAAGAAGTTCAGAGGGCTACACCAATATTTATTGGAAAGAAATGTTCTGAAAGATTCCGAAATAGTAGAACCTTCTATGGTTGACCATTCCAATTTGATTATGGCTCATACGCAAAGATATGCTAATGCCATCTGGGAAGGAACGCTAGACCGCAAAGAAGAACGCAGGATGGGTTTGCCATGGAGTAAGTCGCTGGCTATAAGATCAAGGCTGGCCGTGCAGGGGACGATAAATGCCGGTTTGATGGCGCTGCAAGATGGAATTGCAGGGAATTTAGCCGGTGGAACTCATCACGCTATGCCTGATTTGGGAGAAGGTTTTTGTGTATTCAATGATGTGGCCGTTGCGATCAAAGTACTGCAACAATCAAAGTGGGTAAATAAAGTCATGGTGATAGATTGTGACGTACATCAGGGAAATGGAACCGCCTTTATATTTGCTGATGATCCTAATGTATTCACGTTTTCCATTCATGGAGAAAAGAACTATCCCTTTAAGAAACCGCCTTCTGATCTTGATGTTGGCTTGCCCGACAAAACGGAAGATAAAGGATACCATAGAGCTTTGATTACAGCCTTGGATTCTATCCTGACTAATTTCAAACCAGACCTGGTTTATTATTTAGGTGGAATTGATCCATTGGAAGCCGATCATTTTGGCAGATTATCCCTCACATTAAAGGGACTCAGAGAAAGGGAGCGAATTGTGATCGAGTCCGTAACACAACGGAATTTGCCTATGGTATTGTTGTTGTCGGGAGGATATGCACCAACTCTTAATGATACGGTTATTGCACATGCCCAAATGTATGAAGTAGCAAAAGAAATGGGTTTTTAA
- the dxr gene encoding 1-deoxy-D-xylulose-5-phosphate reductoisomerase: MNKQKLAILGSTGSIGTQALEIVRQHPDKFEIVALTANSNWELLAEQVKEFRPKYTLISDEDHYQDFKKTVSDAEVLTGAENLPAIASLEEVDTVLNSLVGFAGFESTLEAIRSGKKVALANKESLVVGGELIIAELKKSDAELIPVDSEHSAMLQCLVGESMDDIEKIIITASGGPFRELSKEQMQKVTVEQALDHPNWSMGAKITIDSSTMMNKGLEIIEAHWLFDIPVDKIEPVIHPQSIIHSMITFTDGSSKAQLGLPDMKVPIIYALSYPERLPLDTPRMNWKEVQNLTFEPVDFDKFPCVKLAMDSITKGGYAPAVLNAANEVAVERFLNKEIGYIHIPEIVKESLANIELNDSLNTETLKEIDKETRKFAHSIIK; encoded by the coding sequence TTGAACAAACAAAAACTGGCTATTCTGGGATCAACAGGATCCATTGGGACACAGGCGCTTGAAATCGTCCGTCAGCACCCCGATAAATTTGAGATTGTTGCTCTTACCGCCAATTCCAATTGGGAATTACTTGCTGAACAGGTAAAAGAATTCAGGCCGAAGTATACCCTGATTAGTGATGAGGATCATTATCAGGATTTTAAAAAGACAGTGTCTGATGCAGAAGTTCTTACCGGAGCTGAAAATTTACCCGCTATTGCTTCTTTAGAAGAAGTGGATACGGTTTTAAATAGTCTTGTCGGATTTGCGGGTTTTGAATCTACCCTTGAGGCCATTCGTTCAGGTAAGAAAGTAGCGCTTGCCAATAAAGAGTCGTTGGTGGTTGGGGGAGAGCTAATAATCGCTGAGCTTAAAAAATCAGATGCAGAACTCATTCCGGTTGATTCAGAACACAGTGCTATGTTGCAATGTCTGGTAGGCGAGTCTATGGATGATATTGAAAAGATAATCATCACAGCAAGCGGAGGGCCGTTTCGTGAGCTATCCAAGGAACAGATGCAAAAAGTAACGGTTGAGCAAGCTCTGGATCACCCCAACTGGAGTATGGGAGCAAAGATCACGATTGATTCTTCAACCATGATGAATAAAGGGCTTGAAATTATCGAAGCTCATTGGCTTTTTGATATTCCCGTAGACAAAATTGAGCCGGTTATCCATCCGCAAAGTATTATTCATTCCATGATTACTTTTACAGATGGTTCGAGTAAGGCACAGTTAGGTTTGCCAGACATGAAAGTTCCAATTATATATGCGCTGAGCTATCCCGAAAGGCTACCGCTGGATACACCCAGAATGAACTGGAAAGAGGTTCAAAATCTTACCTTTGAACCCGTTGATTTTGATAAATTTCCCTGCGTAAAATTAGCTATGGATAGTATCACAAAAGGGGGATATGCTCCGGCAGTTTTAAACGCAGCTAATGAAGTTGCCGTAGAGCGATTTTTGAACAAAGAAATTGGTTATATTCACATCCCTGAAATTGTAAAAGAAAGTTTGGCTAACATTGAATTGAATGATAGTTTGAACACAGAGACGTTAAAAGAAATAGATAAAGAGACGCGGAAATTCGCGCATTCAATTATTAAATAA
- the rseP gene encoding RIP metalloprotease RseP: MDWFLSLLNTLLIFGGALMILVFIHELGHFLAAKFFGMRVERFSIGFPPRVWGFQKGDTDYCIGATPLGGYVKISGMIDESMDTDHLEKEPEPWEYRSKPVWQRIITITAGVIFNMILAFFIYFGLTYSQGKAVLPIDETEGIYVPETSILYEIGFETGDKIVGVNGQRVTYFNELVSASELTSDNLTYMVMRNGQQVSVPVTPNFLDSLQTRGFLDPTYSFPSKVSSVPAGRPAAEAGLEAGDRIVSANGDTVKYWVQLVEIIQNADSAVNFGVQRGDSLFYASITPDPETKTIGIASPQIQTLGLMRIEYGFWESIGEGYNQTIEQTVGIVQGFARMITGDISVTQNLGGPIAIASITREATDQAGWIGFWNITALLSITLAILNILPIPALDGGHLVFLLYEGITRREPSEKVRMIAQQIGFFLMIGLFIFVMFNDAFRYFGL, translated from the coding sequence ATGGACTGGTTTTTAAGTTTATTAAACACGCTCCTGATTTTTGGTGGAGCATTGATGATCCTGGTTTTTATTCATGAACTGGGTCACTTTTTAGCAGCAAAATTTTTTGGAATGAGGGTTGAACGCTTTTCCATTGGATTTCCACCCCGGGTTTGGGGCTTTCAGAAGGGAGATACAGATTATTGTATAGGTGCAACCCCACTTGGAGGGTATGTAAAAATATCTGGGATGATCGATGAAAGCATGGACACTGACCATCTTGAAAAAGAACCAGAGCCATGGGAATATCGAAGTAAGCCTGTTTGGCAGCGTATCATAACGATTACTGCCGGAGTGATTTTCAATATGATTCTGGCTTTCTTTATCTATTTTGGATTGACATACAGCCAGGGTAAAGCAGTTCTTCCTATTGATGAAACGGAAGGAATTTACGTTCCGGAAACATCTATTTTATATGAAATAGGATTTGAAACAGGCGATAAAATTGTAGGTGTAAACGGACAAAGGGTAACTTACTTCAATGAGTTGGTATCAGCTTCAGAGCTTACTTCAGATAACCTGACCTACATGGTGATGCGAAATGGGCAACAGGTTTCTGTTCCTGTTACTCCGAACTTTTTGGATAGCCTGCAAACCCGTGGCTTTCTTGATCCAACGTATTCGTTTCCAAGTAAGGTGTCATCAGTACCAGCCGGAAGGCCCGCTGCTGAAGCCGGCTTGGAAGCAGGCGATCGCATTGTGTCAGCAAATGGAGATACCGTTAAGTATTGGGTTCAACTGGTAGAGATTATTCAAAATGCAGATTCAGCGGTTAACTTTGGTGTGCAACGCGGTGATTCGCTTTTCTATGCATCTATCACACCCGATCCGGAGACTAAAACTATTGGCATAGCTTCACCTCAGATTCAAACATTGGGCTTAATGCGCATCGAATATGGATTCTGGGAGTCTATAGGCGAAGGATATAATCAAACCATAGAGCAAACAGTGGGTATTGTTCAGGGTTTTGCAAGAATGATTACGGGCGATATTTCCGTCACTCAGAACCTCGGCGGCCCGATAGCTATAGCAAGCATTACCCGTGAAGCTACAGATCAGGCTGGTTGGATTGGATTCTGGAATATAACGGCGCTGCTCAGTATTACGTTGGCTATTTTAAATATTTTACCGATCCCAGCTCTTGATGGAGGTCACCTTGTATTTTTACTTTACGAAGGTATTACACGTCGTGAACCGTCTGAGAAAGTGAGAATGATTGCGCAACAAATAGGTTTTTTCCTGATGATTGGTTTATTCATTTTTGTAATGTTTAACGACGCATTCAGATACTTCGGACTTTAA
- a CDS encoding phosphatidylserine decarboxylase family protein yields the protein MLSKEGYPTIALVITVSILVCGFAYYFLNHWFAYVIYAGMGTLTCLTIFFFRDPDRNIPEDENLIISPADGKVVFVKEVEEEVYLKGKATQISIFLSPLNVHVNRNPVSGSLEYVKYHPGEYLMAWTEHASELNERADFGVLHPSQAKIFFRQITGFLARRIVYNIKEGDQLKAGERFGIMKFGSRMDVVVPANVDVKVKPGDTTRAGESIIGVIN from the coding sequence ATGTTATCTAAAGAAGGTTACCCAACAATAGCTCTTGTAATCACAGTTTCTATTTTGGTCTGTGGTTTTGCATACTATTTCTTAAATCACTGGTTTGCTTATGTGATTTATGCCGGTATGGGAACGTTAACTTGCCTTACTATCTTTTTCTTTCGGGATCCGGATCGTAATATCCCCGAAGATGAGAACTTGATTATTTCACCGGCTGATGGCAAAGTTGTTTTTGTGAAAGAGGTAGAAGAGGAAGTGTATTTAAAGGGTAAAGCAACCCAAATAAGTATCTTTTTGTCACCATTGAATGTCCACGTAAACCGGAATCCTGTTTCAGGTTCTTTGGAGTATGTGAAATATCATCCCGGAGAATACCTGATGGCTTGGACTGAACATGCTTCAGAGCTTAATGAACGCGCAGATTTTGGTGTACTTCATCCCTCTCAGGCCAAAATATTTTTCCGCCAGATTACCGGCTTTCTTGCCCGACGAATTGTCTACAACATTAAAGAAGGAGATCAACTGAAAGCTGGGGAGAGATTTGGAATTATGAAATTTGGCTCCCGAATGGATGTTGTAGTTCCTGCTAATGTAGATGTGAAGGTTAAACCAGGTGATACCACCCGAGCAGGAGAATCAATAATTGGGGTTATTAATTAA
- the pssA gene encoding CDP-diacylglycerol--serine O-phosphatidyltransferase codes for MKYPIQKKYHSFKQRRKRRKEQKPPVNKKIAVPSFFTLMNLFSGFLAIISISDGDFIRGAWLIALAGLFDVFDGLMARLANATSDFGIELDSISDMVSFGVAPGFLIYTWSLHELGFVGIIVSALPPLCGAVRLARFNVNARLHPRPDFFVGLPIPAQAIILGAFFLTFRDSLELFSFLENGLNSVLIPFIVVISFLMVSTLPFDKIPRFDRKTIKEQKGKFVLFLIYLILILAFKEYGLMAVFTLFILKGVIIGAIQFFTDDYGPAGVDEFQDYS; via the coding sequence ATGAAATATCCGATTCAGAAAAAATATCATTCTTTCAAACAGCGCAGAAAACGCAGGAAAGAACAAAAACCACCGGTTAACAAGAAGATCGCAGTTCCCAGTTTCTTTACACTGATGAACTTGTTCAGTGGATTCCTGGCTATTATTTCTATCTCTGACGGAGACTTTATCCGGGGAGCATGGCTGATTGCGCTTGCAGGATTATTTGATGTTTTTGACGGATTAATGGCTCGACTTGCCAACGCAACCAGCGACTTTGGTATAGAACTTGATTCTATAAGTGATATGGTATCTTTTGGTGTAGCCCCGGGTTTTCTAATCTATACCTGGAGTCTACACGAACTTGGCTTTGTTGGTATTATCGTGAGTGCTTTACCTCCACTTTGCGGAGCAGTTCGATTAGCCCGATTTAATGTGAATGCCCGTTTACATCCAAGGCCTGATTTCTTTGTTGGATTGCCAATTCCTGCTCAGGCCATTATTTTGGGTGCCTTTTTCCTGACCTTCCGAGATTCTCTTGAACTGTTCTCTTTTCTCGAAAACGGATTAAATTCAGTGCTTATACCATTTATCGTAGTTATTTCATTTCTGATGGTGAGCACCCTTCCTTTTGACAAAATTCCAAGATTTGATCGAAAAACTATTAAGGAGCAAAAGGGAAAGTTTGTACTGTTCCTGATATATCTAATCCTCATTCTGGCATTCAAAGAATATGGACTCATGGCCGTATTTACTCTGTTTATTTTGAAAGGAGTGATTATCGGTGCTATTCAATTTTTCACCGATGATTACGGCCCGGCCGGAGTAGATGAATTCCAGGATTACAGCTGA